From the genome of Palaemon carinicauda isolate YSFRI2023 chromosome 6, ASM3689809v2, whole genome shotgun sequence, one region includes:
- the LOC137642134 gene encoding probable serine/threonine-protein kinase clkA, with protein NNNNNNFYNNNNNINNNNNNNNNNNNNNNNNNNNNFNNNNNNNNNNNNNNNNNNNNNNNNNNFEINNNNNNNNNNNYNNNNNNNNNNNNNNNNDNNNNNKNNNNNNNNNNNNNNINYYYYNNNNNNNNNNNNNNNNNNNDNNNNNNNNNNNNNNNNNNDNNNNNNNNNTNNNNNNNFNFNNNNNNNNNNYNNNNNNNNNNNNNNIDNNNNNNNNNNNNNNNNNNNNNNNNNNNNNNNNNNNNNNSNSNNNNNNNNNNNNNNNNNNNNNFKINNNNNNNNNNNNNNNYNNNNNNNNNNNNNNNNNNNNNNINNNNNYYYYYYFKTNINDNNNDNNNYNNNNNNNNNNNNNNNNNNKNNNNNNNNINNNNYNNNYNNNNNNNNNNNNNNNNFYNNNNNNNNNNNNNNNNNNNNNDNNNKNYNVNNNNNNNNNNNNNNNNNNNNNKNNNNNNNNNNNNNNFYNNNNNNNNNNNNNNNNNNNNNNNNNNNFKINNDINNNINNNNNNNKNNNNNNINNNNNENTNNNNNNKIDN; from the exons aataataataataacaatttttataacaataataataatattaataataataataataataataataataataataataataataataataataataataataatttc aataataataataataataataataataataataataataataataataataataataataataataataataataattttgaaattaataataataataataataataataataataattataataataataataataataataataataataataataataataataatgataataataataacaataaaaataataataataataataataataataataataacaataatattaattattattatt ataataataataataataataacaataataataataataataataataataataataatgataataataataataataataataataataataataataataataataataataatgataataataataataataataataataatactaataataataataataataatttcaattttaataataataataataataataataataattataataataataataataataataataataataataataataatattgataataataataataataataataataataataataataataataataataataataataa taataataataataataataataataataataataataataataataataataatagtaatagtaataataataataataataataataataataataataataataataataataataataataattttaaaattaataataataataataataataataataataataataataataattataataataataataataataataataataataataataataataataataataataataataataatattaataataataataattattattattattattattttaagactaatattaatgataataataatgataataataattataataataataataataataataataataataataataataataataataataataaaaataataataataataataataatattaataataataatt ataataataattataataataataataataataataataataataataataataataacaatttttataacaataataataataataataataataataataataataataataacaataataataataatgataataataataaaaattataatgttaataataataataataataataataataataataataataataataataataataataataataaaaataataataataataataataataataataataataataatttttataacaataataataataataataataataataataataataataataataataataataataataataataataataataatttcaaaattaataatgatattaataataatattaataataataataataataataaaaataataataataataatattaataataataataatgaaaatactaataataataataataataaaattgataat